A window of Glycine soja cultivar W05 chromosome 13, ASM419377v2, whole genome shotgun sequence genomic DNA:
TCAAGAACTTGACACCTGAATGATGATTTCATTTCAATAATCACCTATTTATTCAAGGCAACATGCATCAATAGTAAAAAATAGCGAATAGAATAGAAGCCTTGGTTAGCAATTCTATACAGCATGGAAGAAGTGAAGAACTTAATACCAACCCAGCAacattttttcaataataaaactAATCCTTGTCAAATTATAAGAGAAATGCTAACAAcacattcttttaaataaactttcTACTATTAgctgaaattaattggaaattACAACTTTTTGGAGTCTCACTATTTAATGAGTCTCTCTCCTGACtttgtagttttcaataaaCTTTAACCAATAATAGTGTATTGGAAGGAGTGTTGTCAGCACTCCTCTTACAAAAAAGATGACTACGTAGGTTTAATTGTTACTGCCAAAATGTTATTCAGCTAAGAATTATGTACTACGCATTGATTTTCTCAATTAACAAGGCCCGAAGAACCACTTGCGGAAAGTTATGATATGCAACTTGCCAAGCATATAATTGCAGCAGGGGTGTTGAGGTTTTAGTAGGCAAGATTACAAGGAGATTTAACAGCTAGAAAGTCATTGACCAAGGTCCCCACAAAGAGTACATgttgcacaaaattaaacatTGGCTAAACAGTCTTTAAACTCTCAAATCAGATTATAAATATAGAATGTTAGCTAACTTTGACAACAAACCAAAGAGGCAAAGacataataattttcatttgcCCGCAAAAATATATACCGTAATGTTGTGAATATATAGATTTATAATAGTTCTTTCGTATGAATGTGATAGGTATATATAATAAGACACCAAAATTGGTGCAAATCAAGCATATCACAAATATAAagacagagagagaaagaacTAAACATTCATTATAATGAGATCAGCTTTACTAAGAACTTTGGACTAacgtgaaagaaaaataaaaaaaaaaaaaacttcgtaccccattgcccagaggctcttcgctatgcgaaggtatgggggagggatgttgtacgcagccttacccttgcatatgcaaagaggctgtttccgaattcgaacccatgaccaacaagtcaccaaggcacaactttaccgctgcaccagggctcacCCTCAAcgtgaaagaaaaatatcactATGAAATTAGTCATCAACAAGTTTTTATTAGAAGCAACAATTCTACCACTCAGCGCAAGATCAACCATTATTCTCTAAGACCAAGAGAGAATTAAACATAATTCCCCAAGACCCAAAGAGGATAAAAACATTAATAGCTGAGCTTTCATTTCAAAGATGGCAATAGCACATTGCTTTCTAAAGAAATAACATAGTAACCCACATAAAAGACATTTTAGAAAGCCAACAACAAGAACTATTAACAACCTTTTACCGAGCCTTTTAATGCAGATCAACATACAAATGACACAGTCTTGTAAAACAGCTACAAATGCAAGAGCAAAAAACATTTTCTGTTCCTCCAAATagtactcttttttttatgaattgggGTTGCAATTAGTGAGAGGGCAGGGAACCCCAACTAGGTTGGCACCCCCCAAAAACCCCTTCCACAATCACACCCTGAGAtgcattaaaaaagaaaaactgagaTGAATAAGATTACAAAAGAACAAATGGGGGAACTAGGCCAAAACCCATTGGAAGAGTATTTCTATTCCTAAAAAACTCATCCCTAACAAAAAATGGGGAAGAGTCCCACCATTGGAAGTTAACCCTGGACAAAGCCTCATGATTGGCTAATTTGTCTGCACAAGCATTCCCTTCCATATAAACATGAGAAACAACCAAAACTAtatctttagaaaaaaataaacagtttTCCCATCTGCTGTGAAGATGCCAGGGGACAATAGAAGGCGAGTGAAAAGCTTGAATGACCAAAGCTGAATCACATTTAGGCCATAAATTCATCCGACCTTTATCCTTGGCCGATTCCAAGACTAAAATAGCAGCAAAAACTTCTGCAAACAGAGAGGATACTATTAAATTATTAgatgaataattgaatataCCTGGCCACCAGCAGTCCGATTGAGAAGCATACAAATAACCAACACCCTCCAAGGGTCATGAAGATGATCCTCTTGAATGAGAACAATCTCAGACCGTGGAGGCTTCCATGTATTATCAggtgtttttcttttgtaagcCTCATCCCACTTCTCAGAAGCAGGAGGGaatcttttaatttcaatagattTGTTACTGCAATTAGATTTATTTTCCTCCAGTTTATCCTCTACGAAGTTTTTGCAGGTATGCAAAGCAATGGATTCAGACGTGCTTCCCTTATCAAAAGGTTTGACATTAACCTTCTTACCACTATCATTACAAAAATACGGGGAAACATATCTAATACCATGGCCATTTTTCTGAACTAGAGGTTTTTTCTTCTTGGGTTTAACTTTACTAGTTGTGGCATTATTTCCATTCTCTTGCAGTTTATTTGAAATGACTTTCCTCTTGACATTAATCATTCCATTTTCAGTTACATTTCCATCCTCTTGCAGCTTATGTTCAAGGAGCCTACCAGCAGTACAACTTGATTCAGCACCAATCTTCTTCACATTGTCAGTTTCAAAGAAAGGAGAAACTTTTTGAATTTGAGTATGCCCAGCTGTCTCATCCTTTTTAGAAGTTCTCTTGCCTTCATATCTAAACTTTTCAATTGGAATTTTACCTCCAAAAGTACAAGTACCCATTAAAGCAACAGAATCAAGGTCACTTTCATGGTCATGTTCTTTTACATTAACTGTCTTCTCATTGTCGTTCTGAAAGTAAGGAGAAACCTTCCGAACCTTGGCAAGCTCCTCAGCTGTTTTCCTGCTATtagattttctcttctttgatttaactttaatggttgcaatttcatttctaattttttgCAGTCCATCCTCAGAGAAGTTTCCAGAAGCAGCTGTTAACACAACAGAATCAGCATGAGTTTCAATTGACTGTTGTTTAACATTTTTCCCTCCATTATTTTCCACCAGTTTATCCTCCACGAAATTTCCAAAGGTAGGTAAAACCATGGATTCAGACTTGCTTTCCTTATTCGATGGTTGAACATTAAACTTCTTCCCACTGTCATTGTGAAAATAAGGGGAGACATATCTAACACCAACCTGGACTATATTTTCCTGAACCACAGATTTTGTCATCTTGGGTTTAACATTAAAAGTTTCAGCATCATTTCCATTCTCTTGCAGCTTATTTGCAatgactttcttctttttcaatttagTCATTGCCTTCTCAATTGCATTTCCATCCTCTGGCAGCTTATCTTCAAGGAAGCCACCACCGGTACCAGGTAAAGCACTGAATCCAATCTCACTGTCATAACAACATGATCCATCATCAACTTTCTTCCCTTTGTTACTTAGAAAGAAAGGAGAAACCTTTTGAATTTGAGCATGCTCCAATATCTTGTTCTTTGCAGATGTTTTCTTGCCttggaatttaaatttttcaaatgCAACCTTATCACCATACTTACCCACTAAAGAAACTGAATCAAAAACATTTTCACGATCAAGCGCTTCTACATTAACTGTTTTCTCCTTGTCATTCTGAAAGTAAGGAGAAACCTTCCGAACCTTGTCATGCTCCTTGGAAGTTTTTTTACTATTGGATTTTCGCCTCTTCTTGGatttaactttaattatttcaatttcatttccaTTCCCATACAGTTCCTCAAAGTCTCCAGAAGCAGATCTAACCACAACAGAATCAATATGACTATCAAGTCCGTGTTGTTTAATCTTCTCCCCACTATTATTTCCGTCCAGTTTATTCTCAATGGAATTTCCAAAGGTGGGTAAAGCAATGGATCCAGATTTGCTTTCCATATCCAATGGTTTGCCTTTAATCTTCTCCTCACTATCATTATGAAAATAAGGGGAAACATATCTAACACCAACCTGGGCTATATTTTTCTGAACCACAGATTCCATCTTCCTGGGTTTAACATTACAAGTTTCAGCATCATTTCCATTTTCTTGCAGCTTATTTGTGAAGGctttgttcttctttttcttcttcttgaattTAATTGTtccatttttcatttcattttcatccTCCAGCAGCTTATCTCTAAGGAAGCTACTACCAATACCTTGTGAAGCAATGGATCCAATCTCAAAATGTGAATCAGCATCAACCTTCTTCTCATTGTCACATTGAAAGAATGGCAAAAACTTATGAACTGGATCATGCTCAACAGGCTCAAGCTTCTTGTATCTTCCCTTGCACTTGGATTTAATCTTTTCAATTGCAATGTTATCTCCATTCTCTTCCTCCCTGTCTTGCACCATGTATCCACAAGTACCCATTAAAGCAGCAGaatcaaattcattttcatGATCAAGTGCATCTACTTCGACGGTCTTCTTCACATTGTCAATCTGAAAGTAAGGAGAAACCTTTCTAACTTTGGCACTCTCCTCAACAGTTTTCTGGCTATTAGATTTTCTCTTCTTGGATATAATGCTGATGGATTTGGATccatttccattttctttcaccttATCAAATGATTCAAAATTTATCTTCTTTGCATTATCATTATGAAAATAAGGTGAAACATATCTAACACCAACCTGAACTTTATGTTTATGAACTTCAGGTCCCGTTTTCTTGAGTTTTAATAGACTGGGTTCAGCATCATCACCATTTTCCCAAAGCTCGTCCTCAAccgctttcttcttcttcttttccttgGATTTAATCTTTCCATCCGCCGGCAGCTTATCTTCAACAAATTCAATGTGACAGCCATAACAACATGACTCAGGATCAATCTTCTCCACATTGTCACCTTGAGACTCACGCTTCTTGAGTATGAATTTACTGATTTCAGTGTCATCACCATTCTCCCACAGCTTATTCtgaactttcttctttttcttcttcttttccttgGGTTTAATCTTTCCATCTGCCAGCAGTTTATCTTCGGCAAATCCAATGTCACAGCCACAACAGGATTCAGGATGAATCTTCTCCTCGTTGCCACCTTGAGGCTCACACTTCGTGAGTATGAATTTATCGATTTCAGTGTCATCACCATTCTCCCACAGGTTATCCTCAGCCActttcttattcttcttttccTTAGATTTAATCTTTCCATCCGCCGGCAGCTTATCTTCAACAAATTCAATGTTACAGTCATAACAACATGACTCAGGATCGATCTTCTCCCTGTTGTCACCTTGAGACTCACGCTTCTTGAGTATGAATTTACTGGTTTCAGTATCATCACCATTCTCCCACAGCTTATCTTGAActgcttttttcttcttcttttgcttaGATTTAATCTTTCCATCTGCCAGCAGCATATCTTCAACAAATCCAATGTTAGAGCCATAACAACACAACTCAGGATCAGCCTTCTCTCTGTTGTCACCTTCAGGTTCACGCTTCTTGAGTATGAATTTTTTGGTTTCAGCATCATCACCATTCTCCCACAGCTTATCCTGAactgctttcttcttcttcttcttcttcctcctttcCTTGGATTTAATCTTTCCATCTGCGAGCAGCATATCTTCAACAAGTCCAATGTCAGAGCCATAACAACATGATTCGGGATCAATTTTCTCCTCACAGTCACCTTCAGGCTCATGCTTCTTGGGCCTTCTCTTCCTTTTGGATTTGATCTTTTCAGTTGcaatttcatctttattttcttcCCAATTGTCCTGCATGAATTTTCCACATGCACTCTTAAAAGTaacaaattagaagaaaaaaaatcatttcgaTTTAGCTTATTTTAAGGGggggaaataatttttttcactagcTTCCCCATAGCTGTTTTCAAGTTGACAAAAATAGTTTCTCTATATTTAGCCATTACCAAACATGCTACAAAGGTAACTTACTCCCTTCTTCTCATAGTTGTGCCGAAAGTACGGATAAATCTTTGGAACTTTCTCTTTCTCATGCTTTTTAGACGTTCTCTTCCCGTTATTGGTTTTGGTGTTTGCAGCTCCCATTTCATTGCCACTCTTTGGCAAATCATGTTCCATCAACCTCTTTTTGTTGTTGGAagcttcttcattcttcatctttgGCTTCTTTACATCAACCAAACTTCCTTCTTTCTGCGCAGGCAACGCTAAAATGTACTCCATTCTCctacaaataacaataatataaaaataaaatatgctaaGAAAAAACTAACTGTCATGctctccttttttattatttcataaaaaaattaggagGGGATGCTGTCCTAGTCCATGATGGAAAAGCCTCTCAAAGAAACTCTCTAATACACTCTTTATAACACATGaatgattaaataaaaagtgataCCACACGATTATAGAAAGCTTTTGTAATATTGTACCAACctgaattgaaataaaaactgTGAGCAAGGTCACCGTAGAACCTCTATCTTCCAGAGGTATCTCCACCTACATAAGTCGCAACGGTAAATCAATCGTCAAAGgttctgtttttttcttttgattttgaagtgaagtgggaaaggaaaagaacaaaaagaagcgaaacaaagaaaaaaaatagaaatattgttAGAAGCATGTAACTTACCGCTATGCGGTGAAAGGTAGGACAAGcaaggaaggaaggaaggaaggagtcGGTGAAAATTTGAGCAATCAACAGTCATTAAACCTATTCCTGTGACTGTCAGGGTTAAAATCTGTGATTAAAGCGTAAAGGAGAGATAGTTTGGGGAACTGAAAGGACCGCGTAAATGGGGAATTGGGGAAATATGAAACCCGCTttcttattttgcttttttttttttcaaataaaaccagtttttgctttaatttttttttctattaaatatagTATTTCTTTCATGGCGTTTGATAGggtgaaaagttttttttatgcctatgaataaaatttatataagtttttcatGAATCAAAACaaatactttaattatttaacacatTAAATAATCTAAATCTAATAGGAGGTTGTaactctaatatttttttctctagtaCAACAAAATAGCTCACAAAAGTTATATTTCCACCTTTCCATGGAAATACTTTTGTGGGAAATCTAACTAAAAGCATCCGAGGCGGTTTGCTAAATTTTTCCGTGTCTAAACATCATGaatcttaaaaatcataattcctataaaaaaaattaaatttattttgttgattatgaatattattatataattttccttgaaaatataaaaataaaataatatatttatcacaatctttaattatttacctcgttaaatagtttaattagaataatataatatttttatcgtaattaaacttatttttttaatttgagaatCGTAGATTCTCACTTtctcatgaaaatattttcatgaaaaatttgacaaaaaaattattaaaaaacattattttctcaaaaatattattttttaaaaatcaaactaaacataaaaaaaaataacatttataacTTAAGATTCCGGAAAAACTAAGTATTTCCATTATACCAAATATCGTCTCAcagtaaacattttttttcctgagaatgatatttttttaaagatatatttttttctctactcttttgttttcttaCTGTAGTAATTTTACTCTTCAACTATTGTAATACGTTCAACAAGTTcagtttattatttataaattctatatgttattatattttaaaattatttttaattttataacaatatacaatagtatgtatataaatatttatatatgtatatatatataatagtaaaaaaatcgTGATATATgttcaaataaatttacatttatTCACGtctatgtataaaaaatattcactcatgtcttatattattttaatttagaaaaatataaattagtagAACATTTTCCTATGATCATGGACATTTGTTTTGTGGTTTTTGTCCCATATaaactttttcattaaattaaactGATGTAATAACTTGTTCTACAAGGAtgtttcaatcatttttaatgtatatgtaaatatttgaaatatatattgacatagttataattattgatatatatatatatatatatatatatatatatatatatatatatatatatattaaggtatatttgatattattattttatattttatattcttgcCCAACTACCTCATGGTTTATCTcatgtggtaacttcttttttttgtttcaattcatTTTTGAATATACAATTTTGGCCcctatataaatttaattacatatttactccttaaattttttaaaattgaacaatTTTAGTCTATCCTTAATCTATCAATATTGATATGACCATGATTGATAAAA
This region includes:
- the LOC114382365 gene encoding uncharacterized protein LOC114382365; amino-acid sequence: MEYILALPAQKEGSLVDVKKPKMKNEEASNNKKRLMEHDLPKSGNEMGAANTKTNNGKRTSKKHEKEKVPKIYPYFRHNYEKKGDNWEENKDEIATEKIKSKRKRRPKKHEPEGDCEEKIDPESCCYGSDIGLVEDMLLADGKIKSKERRKKKKKKKAVQDKLWENGDDAETKKFILKKREPEGDNREKADPELCCYGSNIGFVEDMLLADGKIKSKQKKKKKAVQDKLWENGDDTETSKFILKKRESQGDNREKIDPESCCYDCNIEFVEDKLPADGKIKSKEKKNKKVAEDNLWENGDDTEIDKFILTKCEPQGGNEEKIHPESCCGCDIGFAEDKLLADGKIKPKEKKKKKKKVQNKLWENGDDTEISKFILKKRESQGDNVEKIDPESCCYGCHIEFVEDKLPADGKIKSKEKKKKKAVEDELWENGDDAEPSLLKLKKTGPEVHKHKVQVGVRYVSPYFHNDNAKKINFESFDKVKENGNGSKSISIISKKRKSNSQKTVEESAKVRKVSPYFQIDNVKKTVEVDALDHENEFDSAALMGTCGYMVQDREEENGDNIAIEKIKSKCKGRYKKLEPVEHDPVHKFLPFFQCDNEKKVDADSHFEIGSIASQGIGSSFLRDKLLEDENEMKNGTIKFKKKKKKNKAFTNKLQENGNDAETCNVKPRKMESVVQKNIAQVGVRYVSPYFHNDSEEKIKGKPLDMESKSGSIALPTFGNSIENKLDGNNSGEKIKQHGLDSHIDSVVVRSASGDFEELYGNGNEIEIIKVKSKKRRKSNSKKTSKEHDKVRKVSPYFQNDKEKTVNVEALDRENVFDSVSLVGKYGDKVAFEKFKFQGKKTSAKNKILEHAQIQKVSPFFLSNKGKKVDDGSCCYDSEIGFSALPGTGGGFLEDKLPEDGNAIEKAMTKLKKKKVIANKLQENGNDAETFNVKPKMTKSVVQENIVQVGVRYVSPYFHNDSGKKFNVQPSNKESKSESMVLPTFGNFVEDKLVENNGGKNVKQQSIETHADSVVLTAASGNFSEDGLQKIRNEIATIKVKSKKRKSNSRKTAEELAKVRKVSPYFQNDNEKTVNVKEHDHESDLDSVALMGTCTFGGKIPIEKFRYEGKRTSKKDETAGHTQIQKVSPFFETDNVKKIGAESSCTAGRLLEHKLQEDGNVTENGMINVKRKVISNKLQENGNNATTSKVKPKKKKPLVQKNGHGIRYVSPYFCNDSGKKVNVKPFDKGSTSESIALHTCKNFVEDKLEENKSNCSNKSIEIKRFPPASEKWDEAYKRKTPDNTWKPPRSEIVLIQEDHLHDPWRVLVICMLLNRTAGGQTKKVVSNFFKLCPDAKSCTQVTREEIEKTIKTLGFQHKRAEMLQRLSEEYLDESWTHVTQLHGVGKYAADAYAIFVTGMWDRVTPTDHMLNYYWEFLHSIKHEL